In a genomic window of uncultured Flavobacterium sp.:
- a CDS encoding NADH-quinone oxidoreductase subunit M yields the protein MNVSLILIILLIGAFATYFVGDKLASKVALFFSLAALGCSIVLLNHFCAGENISLINAWINQPKISFALNADGLGIAMLLLTVALTPIIIFSSFGNEYKNSKAFYALILFMAFAMTGTFLAADGLLYYIFWELALIPIYFIALIWGNGDAEERRKAVVKFFIYTLAGSLFMLVAFIYLYQKAGSFLIEDLYKLDLSASEQLWIFLAFFLAYAIKIPIIPFHTWQANVYQKAPTVGTMLLSGIMLKMGLYSVIRWQLPIVPLAAKEYMNIFIALGIAGVIYGSIVALRQKDLKKLLAYSSLAHVGLIAAGTYTLTIDGLRGAVLQMIAHGFVVVGLFYAAEIIFRRYETREISHLGGIRTQSPKFTSMFLILVLASVALPSTFNFVGEFTVLYSLSQINIWFAVLGGTTIILGAYYMLKMFQNVMLGETNTKTFADVSVNEGISLVVIIAVLIFFGFYPKPITDLITPSLETILSVINKN from the coding sequence ATGAACGTTTCTCTTATATTAATTATTCTTCTAATTGGTGCATTTGCCACTTATTTTGTTGGTGACAAACTAGCATCAAAAGTAGCTTTGTTCTTTAGTTTGGCGGCTTTAGGTTGTTCAATTGTTTTATTAAATCATTTTTGTGCAGGCGAAAACATCAGTTTGATTAACGCTTGGATTAATCAACCTAAAATTTCATTTGCGCTAAATGCTGATGGTTTAGGAATCGCAATGTTACTATTAACTGTAGCTTTGACGCCAATTATTATATTCTCTTCTTTTGGAAATGAATACAAAAATTCAAAAGCTTTTTATGCTTTAATTTTATTTATGGCTTTTGCTATGACAGGAACTTTCCTTGCGGCAGATGGTCTATTATATTATATTTTCTGGGAGTTAGCACTTATTCCTATTTACTTCATTGCTCTTATTTGGGGTAATGGTGATGCCGAAGAACGCAGAAAAGCAGTAGTTAAATTCTTTATCTACACACTTGCAGGTTCATTGTTCATGTTAGTTGCTTTCATCTATTTATATCAAAAAGCTGGAAGTTTCTTAATCGAAGATTTATACAAATTAGACTTATCAGCTTCTGAGCAACTTTGGATTTTCTTAGCTTTCTTCTTGGCTTATGCTATTAAAATTCCAATTATCCCTTTCCATACATGGCAAGCAAATGTGTACCAAAAAGCACCAACAGTTGGAACTATGCTTTTATCTGGTATCATGTTAAAGATGGGATTATACAGTGTTATTCGTTGGCAATTGCCCATTGTACCGTTGGCTGCAAAAGAATACATGAATATCTTTATTGCTTTAGGAATTGCCGGAGTTATATACGGATCAATCGTAGCTTTAAGACAAAAAGATTTAAAGAAATTATTGGCTTATTCATCTCTTGCGCACGTTGGATTAATTGCTGCAGGAACTTACACATTAACTATTGACGGTTTACGTGGAGCTGTTTTACAAATGATCGCTCACGGTTTTGTAGTAGTTGGATTGTTTTATGCTGCAGAAATTATTTTCAGAAGATATGAAACAAGAGAAATTTCACATTTAGGAGGTATTCGTACTCAATCTCCAAAATTTACTTCTATGTTTTTAATTTTGGTATTGGCTTCTGTAGCCTTACCAAGTACTTTTAATTTCGTTGGAGAGTTTACTGTTTTGTATAGTCTTTCTCAAATTAATATTTGGTTTGCTGTTTTAGGCGGAACAACTATTATTTTAGGAGCTTATTATATGCTTAAAATGTTTCAAAATGTAATGTTAGGAGAAACTAATACTAAAACTTTTGCAGATGTTTCTGTTAATGAAGGAATTTCATTAGTAGTAATTATTGCGGTTTTAATTTTCTTCGGATTTTATCCAAAACCAATTACAGATTTGATTACACCAAGTTTAGAAACAATTCTAAGCGTTATCAACAAAAATTAA
- a CDS encoding NADH-quinone oxidoreductase subunit N: MNTLIAITGLGIFCLLFEILNLRKAIVPITIIGLLGVLALNFYEFGLEQSYYNNMITVSKFSTAFSSLFIILTIFLVALSHNFYENHPTKISDFVAIKVFLLAGGVAMVSFGNLAMFFLGIEILSIALYVLAASERLNLKSNEAGMKYFLMGSFASGIILFGICLIYGAMGSFDVAEIHESSLSAELPIWFPIGMILMIIGMLFKVAAVPFHFWAPDVYEGSPALTTALMSTLAKVVAIATLYKLVSALNLVPSLDNQDLLGTFETIVVIISIASMTVGNIMALRQVNVKRMLAFSGISHAGFMLMTLLTVATSAGVLLYYTAAYALAGIAAFSVVLYVCKNQDNEDITNFHGLGKTNPLLAAILTGSLLSMAGIPIFSGFFAKLFLFNQTIQAGYIALVIVAVINSIISVGYYFKLILAMYSKEPNQERTGKPFLIYAVAIISIVLNIALGLFPSLVLDLLK; encoded by the coding sequence ATGAATACATTAATAGCTATAACAGGATTGGGTATTTTCTGCCTATTGTTTGAAATTCTTAATTTAAGAAAGGCCATCGTTCCTATTACCATTATTGGTTTATTAGGTGTTTTGGCACTTAACTTTTACGAATTTGGATTAGAGCAGAGTTATTACAATAACATGATTACGGTAAGTAAGTTCTCTACTGCGTTTTCATCATTGTTTATTATTTTAACCATTTTCTTAGTAGCATTAAGTCATAATTTTTACGAAAATCATCCTACCAAAATTTCAGATTTTGTTGCTATAAAAGTATTTTTATTAGCTGGAGGAGTTGCAATGGTTTCTTTTGGAAACTTAGCTATGTTTTTCTTAGGAATCGAAATTTTATCAATTGCTCTTTATGTTTTGGCTGCAAGCGAGCGTTTGAATTTGAAAAGCAACGAAGCTGGTATGAAATACTTCTTGATGGGATCTTTTGCATCTGGAATTATCTTATTCGGAATCTGTTTGATCTACGGAGCAATGGGAAGTTTCGATGTTGCTGAAATTCACGAAAGTTCTTTATCTGCCGAATTACCAATCTGGTTTCCAATTGGAATGATCTTAATGATTATCGGAATGTTATTTAAAGTTGCAGCAGTTCCTTTCCACTTCTGGGCTCCGGATGTTTACGAAGGATCTCCTGCTTTGACTACTGCGTTAATGAGTACTTTGGCTAAAGTTGTAGCAATTGCAACACTTTACAAATTAGTTTCAGCATTAAACTTAGTTCCATCTTTAGACAATCAGGATCTTTTAGGAACTTTTGAAACGATTGTAGTAATTATTTCAATAGCTTCTATGACTGTCGGAAATATAATGGCTTTACGTCAGGTCAATGTAAAACGTATGTTGGCATTCTCAGGAATCTCACATGCAGGTTTTATGTTGATGACTTTATTAACTGTAGCAACATCTGCAGGAGTATTATTATATTACACAGCTGCTTATGCATTAGCCGGAATCGCTGCTTTTAGTGTTGTTTTATATGTATGCAAAAATCAGGATAACGAAGATATTACAAACTTTCACGGTTTAGGAAAAACAAATCCATTATTGGCTGCTATCCTTACAGGTTCATTATTATCTATGGCCGGTATTCCAATTTTCTCTGGATTCTTTGCTAAGTTATTCTTATTCAATCAAACAATTCAAGCAGGATATATCGCTTTAGTAATCGTTGCTGTTATCAATTCTATTATTAGTGTTGGATATTATTTCAAACTAATTTTAGCAATGTATTCTAAAGAGCCAAATCAAGAACGTACCGGAAAACCTTTCCTTATTTATGCAGTTGCGATAATTTCAATTGTATTAAATATTGCATTAGGTTTATTTCCATCTTTAGTGTTAGACTTATTGAAATAA